The nucleotide sequence TCCATTTTTCCTATTTCATCTATCACAATAAATTTTATGTTCTTATCCACCACAGCATTTTCTATTGATACTCCTGCAATGTTTTCAAGGTCAGCAATGTTCACATAATACTTGCCAACTCGGTAGTTGGTTTTTATATCACAACTGGCGAGAACTCCTTCTTTATCTTCAAGAGTTGCAATCTTAAATCCTTTACGTATATTATTTTCTCTAATTTCTTCTGTCAAAAAACCGCCCACAGAATCAAGGTTGGCTATAATCTTTTTGATTATTGTTGTCTTTCCAACTCCCGGCTTTCCAGTGAGAAGAATATCTTTCATTTTATCTTCAGATTTTCTTATTAAGTTTTATTATACTTTTTTCAGGTCAAAAGGCAAGAAGTTTTTGGGGCGGATAGGATTGAATTTATTCCGATGCAGTCAAATCCAAGTTCCTGCTCGTAGTATTTCAGAA is from Elusimicrobiota bacterium and encodes:
- a CDS encoding NTPase → MKDILLTGKPGVGKTTIIKKIIANLDSVGGFLTEEIRENNIRKGFKIATLEDKEGVLASCDIKTNYRVGKYYVNIADLENIAGVSIENAVVDKNIKFIVIDEIGKMELYSQRFQEAVISALNSQKQVIGTIKEKPNTFTDKIKKRQNVEVISVTVENRNSIPDKILADIKGE